A portion of the Trichomycterus rosablanca isolate fTriRos1 chromosome 17, fTriRos1.hap1, whole genome shotgun sequence genome contains these proteins:
- the rbb4l gene encoding histone-binding protein RBBP7, translating to MADKEVYDDAVEERVINEEYKIWKKNTPFLYDLVMTHALEWPSLTVQWLPDVNRPEGKDYAVHRLVLGTHTSDEQNHLVIASVQIPNDDAQYDASHYDSEKGAEFGGFGSVSGKIEIEIKINHEGEVNRARYMPQNPCIIATKTPTSDVLVFDYTKHPSKPDPSGECSPDLRLRGHQKEGYGLSWNPNLSGNLLSASDDHTICLWDISGSPKEGKIVDAKTIFTGHTAVVEDVSWHLLHESLFGSVADDQKLMIWDTRSNNTSKPSHSVDAHTAEVNCLSFNPYSEFILATGSADKTVALWDLRNLKLKLHSFESHKDEIFQVQWSPHNETILASSGTDRRLNVWDLSKIGEEQSAEDAEDGPPELLFIHGGHTAKISDFTWNPNEPWVICSVSEDNIMQVWQMAENIYNDEEPDTPASELESQAS from the exons ATGGCGGATAAAGAAG TGTATGATGATGCTGTAGAAGAAAGGGTAATAAACGAAGAATACAAAATATGGAAGAAAAACACCCCTTTTCTCTACGATCTGGTCATGACACATGCTCTGGAATGGCCAAGCTTAACAGTGCAGTGGTTGCCAGATGTGAATAG ACCAGAAGGAAAGGATTACGCCGTTCATAGACTGGTGTTGGGAACACACACTTCAGATGAACAGAACCACTTGGTTATCGCCAGTGTTCAAATTCCTAATGATGATGCTCAGTATGATGCTTCACATTACGACAGTGAAAAaggag caG AGTTTGGTGGATTTGGCTCTGTGAGTGGAAAGATTGAGATCGAAATAAAGATCAACCATGAGGGAGAGGTAAATCGTGCCAGATACATGCCACAGAACCCCTGCATAATCGCCACCAAGACACCAACATCTGATGTGCTAGTGTTTGACTACACCAAACACCCTTCCAAACCAG ATCCTAGTGGTGAATGCAGTCCAGATCTAAGACTCCGTGGCCATCAGAAAGAGGGCTATGGTCTCTCATGGAACCCTAACCTGAGTGGAAACCTGCTTAGTGCATCAGACGATCAT ACAATCTGTCTGTGGGACATCAGTGGAAGCCCTAAAGAAGGAAAGATTGTCGATGCCAAAACCATCTTTACTGGCCACACTGCTGTGGTGGAGGATGTGTCCTGGCACTTACTACACGAGTCACTTTTCGGCTCAGTGGCTGATGACCAGAAACTTATGAT CTGGGACACCAGATCCAACAACACATCTAAGCCCAGTCACTCAGTAGATGCTCACACTGCTGAAGTCAACTGCTTGTCCTTTAATCCCTACAGTGAgttcatactggccactggctCTGCAGATAAG ACTGTGGCCCTGTGGGATCTGCGCAACCTAAAGCTGAAGCTTCACTCTTTTGAGTCACACAAGGATGAAATCTTTCAG GTTCAGTGGTCTCCACATAATGAAACAATTCTGGCTTCCAGCGGCACAGACAGACGACTCAACGTATGGGACTTGAG TAAAATTGGAGAGGAACAGTCTGCTGAAGATGCTGAAGATGGACCTCCAGAACTGCTG ttcattcatgGAGGCCACACAGCAAAGATCTCAGATTTCACATGGAATCCTAATGAACCCTGGGTGATCTGCTCCGTTTCTGAAGATAACATCATGCAAGTTTGGCAAATG gCAGAGAACATTTACAACGATGAGGAACCAGACACACCTGCCTCAGAGCTTGAGAGCCAGGCCTCCTAA
- the txlng gene encoding gamma-taxilin: MATCSGARVDLNTENIQFGANMMETTGVCGMKVTRGLVEGSSSPPAPSKDNLEEFEGLLKTCSSNETRGETPGREDCQIDPLDGELDSSGDQNKDQKTFGKEVLLLMQALHTLATPEEKLAALCKKYADLLEESRNMQKQVKVLQKKQTQVLKEKIHLQSEHSKAILARSKLESLCRELQRHNKNLKEENAQRFREYEERRKEATLHFQMTLNEIEAQMEQHNTHNTKLRQENVELAEKLKKLIEQYELREEHIDKVFKHKELQQQLVDAKLQRTAELMREVEEKQQRERELLLKDATESRHKCELMKEQELQLKQQLSLYMDKFEEFQTTLAKSNEVFTSFRQEMEKMTKKIKKLEKETTLWRTKWETNNQTLLQMAEEKTVSDKQFKALQGKLERLEKLCRALQRERNDLSQKLGALQGPAKDPAEEGTGPPDPQPEEAFSHPTHGGMDGEVEGQMECLVPETERLGLQPDDEESTREQLHDD, from the exons ATGGCGACTTGCTCAGGCGCCAGGGTCGATTTAAACACTGAAAACATTCAG ttcgGGGCTAATATGATGGAAACGACTGGTGTGTGTGGAATGAAGGTTACTCGTGGCCTTGTGGAGGGAAGCAGTTCCCCTCCAGCCCCCTCTAAAGATAACCTTGAAGAGTTTGAGGGACTGCTTAAAacctgcagcagcaatgagaccAGAGGGGAGACACCTGGAAGAGAAGACTGCCAAATCGACCCCCTTGATGGAGAACTGGACTCAAGTGGAGATCAGAACAAGGACCAAAAGACATTTG GAAAAGAGGTGCTGTTACTGATGCAAGCTCTTCACACCCTAGCAACTCCTGAGGAAAAACTAGCTGCACTTTGCAAGAAGTATGCTGACCTG TTGGAAGAAAGTCGCAACATGCAGAAACAAGTTAAGGTGCTGCAGAAGAAGCAGACGCAGGTCCTTAAGGAGAAGATTCATCTTCAAAGTGAACACAGCAAGGCTATTTTAGCTCGCAGTAAGCTGGAAAGCCTTTGCAGAGAACTACAGCGACACAACAAAAACCTGAAG GAGGAGAATGCTCAGAGATTCAGAGAATATGAGGAGAGACGGAAGGAAGCGACGCTTCATTTTCAGATGACACTTAACGAGATTGAAGCGCAGATGGAGCAACACAACACCCACAACACCAAGCTGAGGCAGGAGAACGTGGAGCTGGCTGAGAAACTTAAAAAGCTCATTGAGCAGTATGAGCTCCGGGAGGAG CACATTGACAAGGTGTTCAAGCACAAGGAACTTCAGCAGCAGCTGGTTGATGCAAAGCTTCAGAGGACCGCTGAGCTTATGAGAGAGGTTGAGGAGAAGCAACAGCGAGAGAGAGAACTC CTTCTGAAAGATGCGACAGAATCTAGACACAAATGTGAGCTCATGAAGGAGCAGGAGCTTCAGCTGAAGCAGCAGCTTTCTCTCTACATGGACAAATTTGAAGAGTTTCAGACGACTCTTGCTAAGAGCAACGAAGTATTCACCTCCTTCAGACAGGAGATGGAGAAA ATGACCAAGAAAATTAAAAAGTTGGAGAAGGAGACCACTCTTTGGAGGACCAAATGGGAGACCAATAATCAGACCTTACTGCAGATGGCTGAAGAG AAAACGGTGAGCGACAAACAGTTCAAGGCCCTCCAAGGAAAACTAGAGCGTCTTGAAAAGCTGTGCCGAGCCCTGCAGAGGGAACGTAATGATCTGAGCCAGAAACTGGGAGCCCTCCAGGGTCCAGCCAAAGATCCTGCAGAGGAGGGGACAGGGCCTCCGGACCCACAGCCAGAGGAAGCTTTTAGCCACCCTACgcatggagggatggatggagaggTAGAAGGACAGATGGAGTGTTTGGTCCCTGAGACAGAGAGGCTCGGGTTGCAACCAGACGACGAGGAGTCGACCAGAGAGCAGCTACATGATGACTGA